A stretch of the Panicum virgatum strain AP13 chromosome 9N, P.virgatum_v5, whole genome shotgun sequence genome encodes the following:
- the LOC120690602 gene encoding uncharacterized protein LOC120690602 isoform X2: MGKMSCFAGLLVLGGRRKASKVKPVEFMDMADALDVSRGGNNDRACNSKFVVRAAAELAGHGGSEDGDKAALKMGSSDDDLVAGYNIDGTGKSAKSSEPDAGESSSVGRMSPTPPASPKLKRSCSNIETMRSSAPPKGFDLAAKSRSYNDLNALPPTRSATPSGAPDASPAASVRTSCSADGVMLKKRSSRQVLPSRSRNLWWRLFLWSHRNLHRAGAATPALPSPDAPHQHDGYTSDTLDAVTADAKGKEAAVEVDPIPNQWVAFSAGASSLERVSAWVNSLGDGSFHAVDEEDVTEHNGGGRPQCSEIVELATPGKRHPQAKRRAADEAANQARSIVHTLNVFSSVAHISGMGLKAVPAIAAFSTLRAVNLSGNLIAQIAPGSLPKGLHSLDLSRNKIAVIEGLRELTRLRVLNLSYNRISRIGHGLSSCTAIRELYLVGNKISDVEGLHRLLKLAVLDVSFNRVTTARSLGQLVANYGSLRALNLLGNPVQAATGGDTLRRAVSGLLPRIEYLNRQAVKPQRAREAAKDSVARAALGNGGGWSSRRRPPRRVNQSPGSSGKSRGRDASNSSRRGSRSRSKTRPQGQGTSLSRK, from the exons ATGGGCAAGATGAGCTGCTTCGCCGGCCTGCTCGTGCTCGGCGGCAGGAGGAAGGCATCCAAG GTGAAGCCGGTGGAGTTCATGGACATGGCGGACGCTCTAGACGTCAGCAGAGGCGGGAACAACGATCGTGCATGCAACAGCAAGTTTGTCGTTCGCGCAGCCGCCGAGTTAGCAGGCCATGGCGGTAGCGAGGACGGCGACAAGGCCGCACTTAAGATGGGCTCATCTGACGATGACCTCGTCGCCGGCTACAACATCGACGGAACAGGTAAAAGTGCCAAGAGCTCCGAGCCGGACGCCGGCGAGTCCTCCAGCGTTGGCCGCATGTCGCCGACGCCTCCGGCGTCGCCAAAGCTGAAGCGCTCGTGCTCCAATATCGAGACGATGAGGTCGTCTGCGCCGCCGAAAGGGTTCGACCTGGCGGCGAAGTCGCGCTCCTACAACGACCTAAACGCCTTGCCTCCCACGAGGTCGGCCACCCCCAGCGGCGCGCCGGACGCGAGCCCGGCGGCGTCCGTGAGGACGTCGTGCTCCGCCGACGGCGTCATGCTGAAGAAGCGGTCGTCGAGGCAGGTGCTCCCGTCCCGGAGCCGGAACCTGTGGTGGCGGCTGTTCCTGTGGAGCCACCGCAACCTTCaccgcgcgggcgcggccacgCCCGCGCTGCCATCCCCGGACGCGCCCCACCAGCACGACGGGTACACGTCCGACACGCTCGACGCGGTCACCGCGGACGCCAAGGGCAAGGAGGCGGCCGTGGAGGTCGACCCGATCCCGAACCAGTGGGTCGCCTTCTCTGCCGGGGCCTCATCGCTGGAACGCGTCAGCGCGTGGGTGAACAGCCTCGGGGACGGCTCGTTCCACGCCGTCGACGAGGAGGACGTCACGGAGcacaacggcggcggccgcccgcaATGCTCTGAGATCGTGGAGCTGGCCACGCCCGGCAAGAGGCACCCGCAAGCgaagcggcgcgcggcggacgAGGCCGCCAACCAGGCGAGGAGCATCGTCCACACGCTCAACGTGTTCTCCTCCGTCGCCCACATCTCCGGCATGGGGCTCAAGGCCGTCCCGGCGATCGCGGCGTTCTCCACCCTGCGCGCAGTCAATCTGTCTGGCAACTTGATTG CTCAAATCGCCCCCGGGTCGTTGCCCAAAGGCCTGCACTCGCTGGATCTGTCGCGGAACAAGATCGCCGTCATCGAGGGGCTCCGGGAGCTGACGAGGCTGCGCGTGCTCAACCTCAGCTACAACCGGATCTCACGGATCGGGCATG GGCTGTCGAGCTGCACGGCGATCAGGGAGCTCTACCTGGTCGGGAACAAGATCAGCGACGTCGAGGGGCTGCACCGCCTGCTCAAGCTGGCCGTCCTGGACGTGAGCTTCAACAGGGTCACCACGGCCAGGTCGCTGGGCCAGCTCGTCGCCAACTACGGCTCGCTGCGGGCGCTCAACCTGCTGGGCAACCCGGTGCAggccgccaccggcggcgacaCGCTGCGCAGGGCCGTGTCGGGCCTGCTCCCGCGGATCGAGTACCTCAACAGGCAGGCCGTGAAGCCGCAGCGCGCGCGGGAGGCGGCCAAGGACAGCgtcgcgcgggcggcgctcgggaacggcggcgggtggagctcgcgcaggcggccgccgcggcgggtgaACCAGAGCCCCGGGTCGTCGGGCAAGAGCCGGGGCAGGGACGCGAGCAACagcagccgcagggggagcaggagCAGGTCCAAGACCAGGCCGCAGGGGCAGGGCACGAGCCTCTCGAGGAAGTGA
- the LOC120689855 gene encoding alcohol dehydrogenase-like 2 isoform X1: MEDQSPKPIRCKAAVCRAAGEPLVVEEIVVDPPKAYEIRIKIVCTSLCHSDITFWRGKVATTFPRILGHEAYGVVESVGEHVEGFAAGDTVVPTFMGQCDRCPGCASEHNNLCTTVPFVFGPGMRRDGTTRFRDAQGNPLHDLVAVSSFSEYTVVDVTQVVKIDPAVPPKLACLLSCGGSTGVGAAWRVAKVEPGSSVVIFGLGSVGLAVVQGAKMCGASKIIGVDMNPDKEEVGKSFGVTHFVNPSQLGNSSVTEEIGKLTGGGADYSFECIGVSSVMTDAFTSTKPGKGKTIILGLEKDNEPISLPSLDLLSGKCVMGSYFGGLKPKTDVPILAQKCMNKELELDGLVTHEVGLKEINKAFDLLLQGKSLRCIIWMDK; this comes from the exons ATGGAAGACCAGAGCCCCAAGCCCATCCGCTGCAAAG CTGCGGTGTGcagagccgccggcgagccgctcgTCGTCGAGGAGATCGTCGTCGATCCACCGAAAGCGTACGAGATCCGCATCAAAATCGTCTGCACCTCGCTCTGCCACAGTGACATCACCTTCTGGCGCGGCAAG GTTGCGACAACTTTTCCAAGAATCTTAGGCCACGAAGCATACGG GGTGGTGGAGAGCGTGGGGGAGCATGTGGAGGGCTTCGCTGCCGGCGACACGGTGGTGCCGACGTTCATGGGGCAGTGCGACCGCTGCCCGGGCTGCGCGTCCGAGCACAACAACCTCTGCACGACGGTGCCGTTCGTGTTTGGCCCCGGGATGCGGCGCGACGGCACCACCCGGTTCCGGGACGCCCAGGGAAACCCCCTCCACGACCTGGTCGCCGTGTCCAGCTTCAGCGAGTACACCGTCGTGGACGTGACCCAGGTCGTCAAGATCGaccccgccgtgccgcccaaGCTCGCCTGCCTCCTCAGCTGCGGCGGCAGCACCG GGGTGGGAGCTGCATGGAGGGTGGCCAAGGTGGAACCAGGCTCATCGGTGGTCATCTTTGGGCTGGGGTCCGTTGGATTAGCG GTGGTGCAAGGTGCGAAAATGTGTGGAGCATCCAAGATTATCGGCGTTGACATGAACCCTGACAAAGAGGAAGTCG GGAAATCGTTCGGCGTGACGCACTTTGTTAATCCGTCGCAGCTGGGGAACAGCTCAGTCACTGAG GAGATAGGGAAGCTGACAGGTGGTGGCGCCGACTACAGCTTCGAGTGCATCGGCGTGTCGTCGGTGATGACCGATGCCTTCACAAGCACCAAGCCG GGCAAGGGCAAGACGATCATCCTGGGCTTGGAGAAGGACAACGAGCCAATCTCGCTGCCGTCCCTGGACCTCCTGTCCGGCAAGTGCGTCATGGGCTCCTACTTCGGCGGGCTCAAGCCCAAAACCGACGTCCCGATCCTCGCCCAGAAATGCATGAACAAG GAGTTGGAGCTGGATGGGCTGGTCACGCATGAAGTCGGCCTAAAGGAGATCAACAAGGCCTTCGACCTGCTCCTGCAGGGGAAGAGCCTCAGGTGCATCATATGGATGGACAAGTGA
- the LOC120690447 gene encoding 2-carboxy-1,4-naphthoquinone phytyltransferase, chloroplastic-like, whose product MPLAGIALAPLLVSPLAQSPRRGCVAARRPSALRRARCSAAAASGEAGEAGELPRATLLWRAAKLPIYSVALVPLTVGSACGYHHAGLFFAKRYFIILAAAVLVITWLNLSNDVFDSDTGADKNKKESVVNIIGSRAVTQNAANVSLFLGFAGLFWAFTEAGDARFIFLVMCAIFCGYVYQCPPFRLSYQGLGEPLCFAAFGPLATTAFYFSSSNVNIASGTALLPLTKTVTASSVLVGLTTTLILFCSHFHQIDGDLAVGKMSPLVRVGTEAGSRIVVVAIATLYILLAAFGVCKALPSACTVLCALTLPVGKLVVDYVLKNHEDNAKIFMAKYYCVRLHALFGMALASGLVLARNGILA is encoded by the exons ATGCCGCTCGCCGGCATTGCCCTCGCGCCTCTCCTCGTCTCCCCCCTCGCGCAATCGCCTCGCCGTGGCTGCGTCGCCGCGAGAAGGCCGAGcgctctccggcgagctcggtgCTCGGCCGCAGCCGCTTCCGGTGAAGCCGGGGAGGCCGGTGAGCTGCCACGGGCGACGCTACTCTGGAGGGCGGCGAAGCTGCCCATATACTCTGTTGCGCTCGTGCCACTCACG GTAGGGAGCGCCTGTGGTTATCATCACGCAGGCTTATTCTTTGCCAAACGCTACTTTATTATCTTGGCAGCGGCAGTCCTTGTGATCACTTGGCTCAATCtgag CAATGATGTCTTTGATTCAGATACTGGGGctgacaagaacaagaaagaaTCTGTTGTTAACATTATTGGCAG TCGAGCAGTGACACAAAATGCTGCAAATGTTTCTCTTTTCCTCGGCTTTGCTGGGCTATTTTGGGCCTTTACAGAAGCCGGTGATGCTAGATTCATTTTCCTGGTGATGTGTGCAATCTTCTGTGGTTATGTTTATCAG TGTCCTCCATTTCGATTAAGCTACCAAGGACTAGGTGAGCCTTTGTGTTTTGCTGCTTTTGGTCCATTGGCAACCACAGCATTCTACTTCTCAAGCAGCAACGTAAATATTGCAAG TGGAACGGCACTGCTCCCTCTCACCAAAACAGTTACAGCTTCATCAGTCCTTGTTGGGTTGACAACTACTCTGATACTCTTCTGCAGCCATTTTCATCAG ATTGATGGAGATCTTGCTGTTGGGAAGATGTCTCCCCTG GTCAGAGTTGGCACTGAAGCAGGATCACGAATAGTGGTCGTTGCTATTGCCACGCTTTACATTCTCTTGGCTGCATTTGGCGTATGCAAAGCTCTTCCATCAGCTTGCACT GTCCTTTGCGCTCTTACTCTGCCAGTGGGCAAATTGGTTGTGGATTATGTGCTGAAAAATCACGAG GACAATGCTAAGATTTTCATGGCGAAGTACTACTGTGTGCGGCTGCACGCTCTGTTTGGGATGGCGCTGGCTTCTGGTTTGGTCTTGGCCCGAAATGGTATACTAGCCTGA
- the LOC120692814 gene encoding alcohol dehydrogenase-like 2, translating into MAPGHLCFLPAQFAMEEHSPKPIHCKAAVCRAAGEPLAIEEIVVDPPKAYEIRIKIVCTTLCHTDITFWQAKVAPAFPRILGHEAYGVVESVGEHVEGFAAGDTVVPTLLGQCDRCPSCASAHNNLCTSVPVTLAPGMRRDGTTRYRDVQGNPLHDLFAVSSFSEYAVVDVTQVVKVDPAVPPKIACLLGCGAGTGVGAAWRLAKVEPGSSVAIFGLGSVGLAVAQGAKMCGASKIIGVDLNPEKEKVGKAFGVTDFVDPTQIGRTSVSEVIGGMTGGGVDYSFECVGVPSVMTDAFRSTKTGNGKTIILGLGNQTDLLCVPALELLFGKCLMGSALGGIKPKTDIPILAEKCMSKELELHGLVTHEVGLREINTAFDLLLQGKSLRCIIWMDK; encoded by the exons ATGGCACCTGGTCATCTCTGCTTTCTTCCAGCTCAGTTCGCCATGGAGGAGCACAGCCCCAAGCCCATCCATTGCAAAG CGGCGGTGTGcagagccgccggcgagccgctcgCCATCGAGGAGATCGTCGTCGATCCGCCGAAAGCGTACGAGATTCGCATCAAGATCGTCTGCACCACGCTCTGCCACACCGATATCACCTTCTGGCAAGCCAAG GTGGCACCAGCGTTTCCAAGAATCTTGGGACACGAGGCCTACGG GGTGGTGGAGAGCGTGGGCGAGCACGTGGAgggcttcgccgccggcgacacgGTGGTGCCGACGCTGCTGGGCCAGTGCGACCGCTGCCCGAGCTGCGCGTCGGCGCACAACAACCTGTGCACCTCGGTGCCGGTGACCTTGGCCCCCGGGATGCGGCGCGACGGCACCACCCGGTACCGGGACGTGCAGGGGAACCCGCTGCACGACCTCTTCGCCGTGTCCAGCTTCAGCGAGTACGCCGTCGTGGATGTGACCCAGGTCGTCAAGGTCGACCCCGCCGTCCCGCCCAAGATCGCCTGCCTCCTCGGCTGCGGCGCCGGCACCG GTGTGGGAGCTGCGTGGAGGTTGGCCAAGGTGGAACCTGGTTCGTCAGTTGCAATCTTTGGACTGGGATCGGTCGGATTGGCG GTGGCACAAGGTGCAAAAATGTGCGGAGCGTCAAAGATTATCGGTGTTGATTTGAACCCTGAAAAGGAGAAAGTTG GGAAAGCTTTCGGCGTGACGGATTTCGTTGATCCAACACAAATAGGCAGGACCTCCGTCAGTGAG GTTATCGGCGGGATgacaggcggcggcgtcgactaCAGCTTCGAGTGCGTTGGCGTGCCCTCGGTCATGACCGATGCGTTCAGAAGCACCAAAACG GGCAATGGCAAGACTATCATCCTGGGGCTGGGGAACCAAACCGATCTGTTGTGTGTGCCGGCCCTGGAGCTCCTGTTCGGTAAGTGCCTCATGGGATCAGCCTTGGGCGGGATCAAGCCCAAGACCGACATCCCGATCCTCGCCGAGAAATGCATGAGCAAGGAGCTAGAGCTGCACGGGCTGGTCACGCACGAAGTAGGCCTGCGGGAGATCAACACAGCCTTCGATCTGCTCCTGCAGGGGAAGAGCTTGCGGTGCATCATATGGATGGACAAATGA
- the LOC120689855 gene encoding alcohol dehydrogenase-like 2 isoform X2: MEDQSPKPIRCKAAVCRAAGEPLVVEEIVVDPPKAYEIRIKIVCTSLCHSDITFWRGKVATTFPRILGHEAYGVVESVGEHVEGFAAGDTVVPTFMGQCDRCPGCASEHNNLCTTVPFVFGPGMRRDGTTRFRDAQGNPLHDLVAVSSFSEYTVVDVTQVVKIDPAVPPKLACLLSCGGSTGVGAAWRVAKVEPGSSVVIFGLGSVGLAVVQGAKMCGASKIIGVDMNPDKEEVGKSFGVTHFVNPSQLGNSSVTEEIGKLTGGGADYSFECIGVSSVMTDAFTSTKPGKGKTIILGLEKDNEPISLPSLDLLSGKCVMGSYFGGLKPKTDVPILAQKCMNKFVQMRAGVGAGWAGHA, encoded by the exons ATGGAAGACCAGAGCCCCAAGCCCATCCGCTGCAAAG CTGCGGTGTGcagagccgccggcgagccgctcgTCGTCGAGGAGATCGTCGTCGATCCACCGAAAGCGTACGAGATCCGCATCAAAATCGTCTGCACCTCGCTCTGCCACAGTGACATCACCTTCTGGCGCGGCAAG GTTGCGACAACTTTTCCAAGAATCTTAGGCCACGAAGCATACGG GGTGGTGGAGAGCGTGGGGGAGCATGTGGAGGGCTTCGCTGCCGGCGACACGGTGGTGCCGACGTTCATGGGGCAGTGCGACCGCTGCCCGGGCTGCGCGTCCGAGCACAACAACCTCTGCACGACGGTGCCGTTCGTGTTTGGCCCCGGGATGCGGCGCGACGGCACCACCCGGTTCCGGGACGCCCAGGGAAACCCCCTCCACGACCTGGTCGCCGTGTCCAGCTTCAGCGAGTACACCGTCGTGGACGTGACCCAGGTCGTCAAGATCGaccccgccgtgccgcccaaGCTCGCCTGCCTCCTCAGCTGCGGCGGCAGCACCG GGGTGGGAGCTGCATGGAGGGTGGCCAAGGTGGAACCAGGCTCATCGGTGGTCATCTTTGGGCTGGGGTCCGTTGGATTAGCG GTGGTGCAAGGTGCGAAAATGTGTGGAGCATCCAAGATTATCGGCGTTGACATGAACCCTGACAAAGAGGAAGTCG GGAAATCGTTCGGCGTGACGCACTTTGTTAATCCGTCGCAGCTGGGGAACAGCTCAGTCACTGAG GAGATAGGGAAGCTGACAGGTGGTGGCGCCGACTACAGCTTCGAGTGCATCGGCGTGTCGTCGGTGATGACCGATGCCTTCACAAGCACCAAGCCG GGCAAGGGCAAGACGATCATCCTGGGCTTGGAGAAGGACAACGAGCCAATCTCGCTGCCGTCCCTGGACCTCCTGTCCGGCAAGTGCGTCATGGGCTCCTACTTCGGCGGGCTCAAGCCCAAAACCGACGTCCCGATCCTCGCCCAGAAATGCATGAACAAG TTTGTTCAAATGCGTGCAGGAGTTGGAGCTGGATGGGCTGGTCACGCATGA
- the LOC120690602 gene encoding uncharacterized protein LOC120690602 isoform X1, with the protein MGKMSCFAGLLVLGGRRKASKGKNKGAYAKKINGNDCPKVKPVEFMDMADALDVSRGGNNDRACNSKFVVRAAAELAGHGGSEDGDKAALKMGSSDDDLVAGYNIDGTGKSAKSSEPDAGESSSVGRMSPTPPASPKLKRSCSNIETMRSSAPPKGFDLAAKSRSYNDLNALPPTRSATPSGAPDASPAASVRTSCSADGVMLKKRSSRQVLPSRSRNLWWRLFLWSHRNLHRAGAATPALPSPDAPHQHDGYTSDTLDAVTADAKGKEAAVEVDPIPNQWVAFSAGASSLERVSAWVNSLGDGSFHAVDEEDVTEHNGGGRPQCSEIVELATPGKRHPQAKRRAADEAANQARSIVHTLNVFSSVAHISGMGLKAVPAIAAFSTLRAVNLSGNLIAQIAPGSLPKGLHSLDLSRNKIAVIEGLRELTRLRVLNLSYNRISRIGHGLSSCTAIRELYLVGNKISDVEGLHRLLKLAVLDVSFNRVTTARSLGQLVANYGSLRALNLLGNPVQAATGGDTLRRAVSGLLPRIEYLNRQAVKPQRAREAAKDSVARAALGNGGGWSSRRRPPRRVNQSPGSSGKSRGRDASNSSRRGSRSRSKTRPQGQGTSLSRK; encoded by the exons ATGGGCAAGATGAGCTGCTTCGCCGGCCTGCTCGTGCTCGGCGGCAGGAGGAAGGCATCCAAG GGTAAGAACAAGGGCGCTTACGCCAAGAAGATTAATGGCAATGACTGCCCCAAGGTGAAGCCGGTGGAGTTCATGGACATGGCGGACGCTCTAGACGTCAGCAGAGGCGGGAACAACGATCGTGCATGCAACAGCAAGTTTGTCGTTCGCGCAGCCGCCGAGTTAGCAGGCCATGGCGGTAGCGAGGACGGCGACAAGGCCGCACTTAAGATGGGCTCATCTGACGATGACCTCGTCGCCGGCTACAACATCGACGGAACAGGTAAAAGTGCCAAGAGCTCCGAGCCGGACGCCGGCGAGTCCTCCAGCGTTGGCCGCATGTCGCCGACGCCTCCGGCGTCGCCAAAGCTGAAGCGCTCGTGCTCCAATATCGAGACGATGAGGTCGTCTGCGCCGCCGAAAGGGTTCGACCTGGCGGCGAAGTCGCGCTCCTACAACGACCTAAACGCCTTGCCTCCCACGAGGTCGGCCACCCCCAGCGGCGCGCCGGACGCGAGCCCGGCGGCGTCCGTGAGGACGTCGTGCTCCGCCGACGGCGTCATGCTGAAGAAGCGGTCGTCGAGGCAGGTGCTCCCGTCCCGGAGCCGGAACCTGTGGTGGCGGCTGTTCCTGTGGAGCCACCGCAACCTTCaccgcgcgggcgcggccacgCCCGCGCTGCCATCCCCGGACGCGCCCCACCAGCACGACGGGTACACGTCCGACACGCTCGACGCGGTCACCGCGGACGCCAAGGGCAAGGAGGCGGCCGTGGAGGTCGACCCGATCCCGAACCAGTGGGTCGCCTTCTCTGCCGGGGCCTCATCGCTGGAACGCGTCAGCGCGTGGGTGAACAGCCTCGGGGACGGCTCGTTCCACGCCGTCGACGAGGAGGACGTCACGGAGcacaacggcggcggccgcccgcaATGCTCTGAGATCGTGGAGCTGGCCACGCCCGGCAAGAGGCACCCGCAAGCgaagcggcgcgcggcggacgAGGCCGCCAACCAGGCGAGGAGCATCGTCCACACGCTCAACGTGTTCTCCTCCGTCGCCCACATCTCCGGCATGGGGCTCAAGGCCGTCCCGGCGATCGCGGCGTTCTCCACCCTGCGCGCAGTCAATCTGTCTGGCAACTTGATTG CTCAAATCGCCCCCGGGTCGTTGCCCAAAGGCCTGCACTCGCTGGATCTGTCGCGGAACAAGATCGCCGTCATCGAGGGGCTCCGGGAGCTGACGAGGCTGCGCGTGCTCAACCTCAGCTACAACCGGATCTCACGGATCGGGCATG GGCTGTCGAGCTGCACGGCGATCAGGGAGCTCTACCTGGTCGGGAACAAGATCAGCGACGTCGAGGGGCTGCACCGCCTGCTCAAGCTGGCCGTCCTGGACGTGAGCTTCAACAGGGTCACCACGGCCAGGTCGCTGGGCCAGCTCGTCGCCAACTACGGCTCGCTGCGGGCGCTCAACCTGCTGGGCAACCCGGTGCAggccgccaccggcggcgacaCGCTGCGCAGGGCCGTGTCGGGCCTGCTCCCGCGGATCGAGTACCTCAACAGGCAGGCCGTGAAGCCGCAGCGCGCGCGGGAGGCGGCCAAGGACAGCgtcgcgcgggcggcgctcgggaacggcggcgggtggagctcgcgcaggcggccgccgcggcgggtgaACCAGAGCCCCGGGTCGTCGGGCAAGAGCCGGGGCAGGGACGCGAGCAACagcagccgcagggggagcaggagCAGGTCCAAGACCAGGCCGCAGGGGCAGGGCACGAGCCTCTCGAGGAAGTGA
- the LOC120690603 gene encoding ras-related protein Rab11D-like gives MAGAGEKVDYVFKVVLIGDSAVGKSQILARFARNEFSLDSKATIGVEFQTRTLVIDHRSVKAQIWDTAGQERYRAVTSAYYRGALGALLVYDITRRQSFDHIPRWLDELRAHADKNIVIMLVGNKSDLEEQRAVSTEDAKEFAEKENLFFLETSALQATNVESAFQTVLTEIFKIHSKKNMVSEPKSNGSAPAMPGKKVLVPGPAQEIPKSKCCSSM, from the exons ATGGCGGGGGCCGGGGAGAAGGTGGACTACGTCTTCAAGGTGGTGCTCATCGGCGACTCGGCGGTCGGCAAGTCGCAGATCCTGGCCCGCTTCGCCCGCAACGAGTTCAGCCTCGACTCCAAGGCCACCATCGGGGTCGAGTTCCAGACCCGCACCCTCGTCATCGATCACAGGAGCGTCAAGGCCCAGATCTGGGACACCGCCGGCCAGGAGAG ATATAGGGCCGTGACAAGTGCATATTACAGAGGTGCGCTGGGAGCTCTTCTGGTCTATGACATCACCAGGCGCCAGAGCTTTGATCATATACCACGGTGGCTAGATGAACTCCGTGCCCATGCTGACAAGAACATAGTGATAATGCTAGTTGGCAACAAGAGCGACCTTGAGGAGCAGAGGGCGGTGAGTACTGAGGATGCCAAGGAGTTTGCTGAGAAGGAGAACCTCTTCTTCCTGGAGACCTCTGCACTTCAGGCAACAAACGTAGAGAGTGCTTTCCAAACCGTCTTGACAGAGATCTTCAAAATTCACAGCAAGAAGAACATGGTGTCCGAGCCAAAGAGCAATGGGTCTGCCCCAGCAATGCCAGGGAAGAAGGTCCTTGTCCCAGGTCCGGCGCAGGAAATCCCGAAGAGCAAGTGCTGTAGTTCCATGTGA
- the LOC120690448 gene encoding formin-like protein 5 — MVMDKPSLPQPPPSASSAAAAASLKSLNKASYKISKQSSSASASSASAPTMRAPSPPPPPPPPRTSPPLPPAQASSVPADHPPPQPPVYNIDKSDFRDVVQKLTGSPSHLLPPQAPPAPAPAAAALMAPPPPPIMAPPPPPTAIPSRLHRIRPPPLAPPRPPLILPPAPPALSPLPPLPAVCMTAESPISAYMRRLRGMPSPIHVPTSPLGFGCLPSPRTPPSPGVAMPATSPRVRDP; from the coding sequence ATGGTAATGGACAAGCCCAGcctcccgcagccgccgccctcggcctcctccgccgccgccgccgcctcgctcaaGTCCCTCAACAAGGCCTCCTACAAGATCTCCAAGCAGtcgtcctccgcctccgcctcttcCGCTTCGGCTCCAACCATGAGggcgccgtccccgccgcctccgcctccccctccgCGCACGTCTCCTCCGCTCCCGCCGGCGCAGGCGTCCTCCGTCCCCGCCGACCACCCGCCTCCCCAGCCCCCGGTCTACAACATCGACAAGTCCGACTTCCGCGACGTCGTGCAGAAGCTCACCGGCTCGCCGTCCCACCTCCTCCCGCCCCAGGCACCGccagcccccgcccccgccgccgccgcgctcatggcgccgcctccgcctcccatcatggcgcctccgcccccgccgacgGCGATACCATCCCGCCTCCACCgcatccgcccgccgccgctggccccgcCTCGCCCGCCACTCATcctgccgccggcaccgccggcTCTCTCCCCGCTCCCGCCGCTCCCGGCAGTCTGCATGACCGCGGAGTCGCCCATCTCCGCATACATGCGCCGCCTCCGCGGGATGCCCTCGCCGATCCACGTGCCGACGTCGCCGCTCGGGTTCGGGTGCCTGCCctcgccgcggacgccgcccTCGCCCGGTGTGGCGATGCCGGCCACCAGCCCCCGCGTCCGCGACCCGTGA